In a genomic window of Vulpes lagopus strain Blue_001 chromosome 13, ASM1834538v1, whole genome shotgun sequence:
- the LOC121474558 gene encoding LOW QUALITY PROTEIN: 28S ribosomal protein S10, mitochondrial-like (The sequence of the model RefSeq protein was modified relative to this genomic sequence to represent the inferred CDS: substituted 1 base at 1 genomic stop codon), translating to MSVLFMVALLVDANEVDIQVRDGKTCRRLWQGSRNFSINSSKSSTARNGGFLLSTSMKWVQFSSLHVDIPKDLTKPTITISDEPDTXYKRLSVLVKGHDKAVLDSYEYFAVLAAKELGISIKVHEPPRKTERFTLLKSVHIFKKHRVQYEMRTLYRCLELEHLTGSTADVYLEYIQRNLPEGVAMEVTKTKLERLPEHIKEPIWEMVPEKKQKASPDVSASPLVLAFDPRVGRTCMLR from the exons ATGAGTGTCTTATTCATGGTGGCCCTGCTAGTTGATGCCAATGAAGTTGACATACA aGTGCGAGACGGCAAGACATGCCGGCGTCTGTGGCAGGGTTCAaggaatttttctataaatagttCTAAGAGCAGTACAGCCAGAAATGGTGGCTTTCTCCTCAGTACCAGCATGAAATGGGTACAGTTTTCAAGCCTACATGTTGATATTCCCAAGGATCTGACTAAGCCTACGATAACCATTTCTGATGAACCAGATACATGATATAAGCGCCTGTCAGTTTTAGTAAAAGGCCATGATAAGGCTGTATTGGACAGTTATGAATATTTTGCTGTGCTTGCTGCAAAAGAACTTGGAATCTCTATTAAAGTACACGAACCTCCAAGGAAAACAGAACGATTTACTCTTCTCAAATCAGTGCATATTTTCAAGAAGCACAGAGTTCAGTATGAAATGAGAACACTTTACAGATGTTTAGAGTTAGAACATCTAACTGGAAGTACAGCAGATGTCTATTTGGAATATATTCAGAGAAACTTACCTGAAGGAGTTGCCATGGAAGTGACAAAGACAAAATTAGAACGGTTACCAGAACACATCAAGGAGCCAATCTGGGAAATGGTAccagagaaaaagcagaaggCAAGTCCTGACGTCTCAGCGAGTCCACTGGTGCTGGCATTTGACCCGAGGGTGGGTCGGACATGTATGTTGAGATAG